The Enterobacter asburiae genome window below encodes:
- a CDS encoding helix-turn-helix transcriptional regulator, which yields MIELTPKDMVQSLIDAGYTQSQIAEATGVAQSSICRLLTGVHTDPRISTVRALENMLRTVGESKKA from the coding sequence ATGATTGAGTTAACTCCTAAAGACATGGTTCAGTCCCTGATTGATGCAGGGTATACCCAAAGCCAGATTGCCGAAGCTACTGGCGTAGCGCAATCCTCAATTTGCCGACTGCTTACCGGTGTGCATACAGATCCGCGCATATCTACCGTCAGGGCTTTAGAGAATATGCTGCGTACCGTCGGCGAATCTAAAAAGGCGTAA
- a CDS encoding XRE family transcriptional regulator produces MAYEYDVVQKNIKYLMEKAGISSVTELSRKVKMQQSTLQRMLAGEIKDPKYITLKHIAEFFKISPVDLVECDLQAEKPRTVVDVDGDPYDFEFREVPVLGNTQLGNGGFWTDMQYPVGNGDGHIRWPSYDADVYALKCVGDSMVPRIKEGEFVIIEPNHGYHPGDEVLVVTEQGEVMVKTFLFERDGFYHLLPVNENHAPIRLPKSSVTKIQYIAGIAKSSLWRP; encoded by the coding sequence ATGGCATACGAATACGATGTTGTTCAGAAAAACATAAAATACCTAATGGAGAAAGCAGGTATCTCTAGCGTGACGGAGCTATCCAGAAAAGTAAAAATGCAGCAGTCTACGCTGCAGCGCATGCTTGCTGGGGAAATTAAAGATCCGAAGTACATTACCCTGAAACATATTGCTGAGTTTTTTAAAATCTCCCCAGTGGATCTGGTGGAGTGCGACCTGCAAGCCGAAAAACCACGAACAGTAGTTGACGTGGACGGTGACCCTTATGATTTTGAATTCAGGGAAGTACCAGTATTGGGCAATACCCAGCTGGGTAATGGAGGATTCTGGACAGATATGCAATACCCAGTTGGTAATGGAGACGGTCACATCAGATGGCCTTCATATGATGCAGATGTTTACGCGCTAAAATGCGTTGGCGATTCTATGGTACCTCGCATCAAAGAAGGTGAGTTCGTAATAATAGAACCTAACCACGGCTACCACCCAGGGGATGAAGTGTTAGTAGTCACCGAACAGGGTGAGGTAATGGTCAAGACTTTTCTTTTTGAGCGCGACGGCTTTTACCATTTACTCCCGGTAAACGAAAACCACGCACCTATCAGATTACCTAAGAGTTCTGTCACTAAAATCCAGTACATAGCAGGCATAGCTAAATCGTCGCTATGGCGCCCCTAA
- a CDS encoding zinc ribbon domain-containing protein, translating to MKVSGLKNHIDGNNEITCPRCANSSVFIRNVAMRAHENGMTVEIDLGCTNCDDKFQLELTDGTNTSVYGYLKIEE from the coding sequence ATGAAAGTTTCAGGATTAAAAAACCACATTGACGGAAATAACGAAATCACTTGTCCACGTTGTGCTAACAGCAGTGTGTTTATTCGTAATGTCGCCATGCGAGCGCACGAAAACGGTATGACTGTAGAGATTGATTTAGGCTGCACAAACTGCGATGACAAATTCCAGCTTGAGTTAACCGACGGCACTAATACCAGTGTTTACGGTTATCTAAAAATCGAGGAGTAA
- a CDS encoding primase-helicase family protein, with amino-acid sequence MEIRYSTGQHARDARPKPAVCESFDAFEHLWLSNRRTLNVLPTDTKEQLSAKKDRLHYFWVDMLDPAVGRKKVNAGNSYMLRFDMDGTTATGWETLRELFNEYRGFAYSTASHEHPTASGEQRWRIVLAVSRPVSPSELERISPVVQQDVMDIYDLICDEPVEWDSRVYNAAWLLFGPDERANTVSFTGAVVDVDEVLSRAAPADSSAVRFRDPAQINPLGTDDVADYLIANGYATGDLIDGIKLPIMCPFEDGHSSSKGEGDTSTVYLLEKTSGFDLGKFVCLHNSCKHRAQEDFLDKIGYRVAAFEDLTADKEGDKPEFVDINTDMTGHFLERFIYVIEGDQVCDLSRPPYQCIMGMKSFKNLMAPYQFPPVGKGLPTPATKRWIEHRHKKIAETTGYKPGAGRIIERFDGRFEINEFYMPEHPRTADTSKVSTFLNHMAYLVPDAWQREFFIARLGWMVQRPERRCPISILHVATAHGTGRGWVSQLMERVLGPWNCARTRMKILCDNQFHDYLYNTLLCTIDEVRENDKRYEVNDKIRDVLTEPRFEVNRKYGSKKTMDIYTGFLFYTNHFDALALPEEDRRIAVLGGPDFAASEEHYASLYGALSDSDFIAQVYWYLMGVDLSRFNWQRAPETKERLLMIESNKSDVESALIEILNNPPAPAMTYQQIVNVILAEAGMDVEINQKHITRVLKERTKREPVRVKIDGFTNRFWLLEKNREFSNEELREIYKTCDILQSGL; translated from the coding sequence ATGGAGATACGCTACTCAACAGGGCAACACGCCAGAGACGCACGACCAAAACCGGCTGTTTGCGAGAGCTTTGACGCTTTCGAGCATTTGTGGCTGTCGAACCGGAGAACGTTGAACGTTCTGCCGACGGACACAAAAGAGCAGCTCAGCGCCAAAAAAGACCGGCTGCATTATTTCTGGGTGGACATGCTGGACCCGGCTGTTGGCCGTAAGAAAGTCAATGCGGGCAATAGCTACATGCTGCGGTTTGATATGGACGGTACCACCGCTACGGGTTGGGAGACCCTGCGCGAACTCTTCAACGAGTATCGCGGGTTTGCTTACTCAACTGCCAGCCACGAACACCCCACGGCGAGCGGAGAACAGCGCTGGCGTATTGTTCTGGCGGTATCCCGCCCGGTCTCGCCTTCGGAGCTGGAGCGCATATCTCCGGTTGTTCAGCAGGACGTCATGGATATTTACGATCTTATCTGCGACGAGCCTGTAGAGTGGGATTCGCGGGTATATAACGCGGCCTGGCTGCTGTTCGGACCAGATGAACGAGCGAATACCGTTTCGTTTACCGGCGCGGTCGTTGATGTGGACGAGGTGCTATCCCGTGCTGCGCCTGCTGACAGTTCTGCTGTTCGCTTCCGGGATCCTGCGCAGATAAACCCACTTGGTACCGACGATGTTGCCGATTATCTGATCGCAAACGGCTATGCCACTGGTGATCTCATCGACGGCATAAAGCTGCCAATTATGTGTCCCTTTGAGGATGGCCACAGCTCATCGAAAGGTGAGGGGGACACCTCTACGGTTTACCTGCTGGAAAAGACCAGCGGTTTTGATCTCGGTAAATTTGTCTGTCTGCATAACAGCTGCAAGCATCGTGCTCAGGAAGACTTCCTGGATAAAATAGGCTACCGCGTGGCGGCCTTCGAAGACCTGACCGCAGATAAAGAAGGGGATAAACCAGAGTTTGTGGATATCAACACCGACATGACCGGCCATTTCCTTGAGCGCTTTATTTATGTTATCGAGGGTGATCAGGTGTGCGACCTCAGTCGACCACCATACCAGTGCATAATGGGTATGAAGTCGTTCAAAAACCTGATGGCTCCTTACCAGTTCCCTCCTGTGGGGAAAGGACTACCAACACCAGCAACTAAACGATGGATTGAACACCGCCATAAGAAAATAGCGGAGACAACAGGCTATAAGCCGGGGGCGGGTCGTATTATCGAGCGTTTCGACGGCCGGTTTGAGATTAACGAATTCTATATGCCTGAGCACCCACGTACCGCAGATACGAGTAAGGTGTCCACGTTCCTTAACCATATGGCTTATCTGGTGCCTGACGCCTGGCAGCGCGAGTTCTTCATCGCTCGCCTGGGCTGGATGGTACAGCGCCCTGAAAGGCGTTGCCCGATTTCCATTCTCCACGTCGCCACCGCCCACGGTACGGGCAGGGGATGGGTCAGCCAGTTGATGGAGCGCGTGCTCGGCCCGTGGAACTGTGCCCGCACTCGCATGAAGATCCTGTGCGATAATCAGTTCCATGACTACCTGTACAATACGCTGCTTTGCACCATTGACGAGGTGCGCGAAAACGATAAGCGGTATGAGGTGAACGATAAGATCCGCGACGTGCTGACAGAACCACGGTTTGAAGTGAACCGCAAATATGGCAGCAAAAAGACGATGGATATTTATACCGGCTTTCTGTTCTACACCAACCACTTCGATGCGCTGGCGCTACCGGAGGAAGACCGCCGTATCGCCGTGCTTGGTGGCCCTGATTTCGCTGCAAGCGAGGAGCACTACGCCAGCCTGTATGGCGCGCTGAGCGACAGTGACTTTATCGCCCAGGTGTACTGGTATCTGATGGGTGTTGACCTGTCCCGCTTCAACTGGCAGCGCGCACCTGAGACGAAAGAACGCCTGTTGATGATTGAAAGTAATAAGAGCGACGTTGAATCTGCACTTATCGAAATCCTGAATAACCCGCCAGCGCCTGCAATGACATACCAGCAAATCGTTAACGTGATACTGGCAGAAGCAGGAATGGATGTAGAAATTAACCAGAAGCATATTACTCGCGTTTTGAAAGAAAGAACAAAGCGGGAACCTGTACGCGTAAAAATTGACGGGTTCACAAATAGATTTTGGTTACTTGAAAAAAATCGCGAGTTCAGCAACGAGGAATTACGCGAAATATATAAAACTTGCGATATTTTGCAATCTGGATTGTAA